A window of the Dictyostelium discoideum AX4 chromosome 4 chromosome, whole genome shotgun sequence genome harbors these coding sequences:
- the hipA gene encoding ENTH domain-containing protein — MTEFEAIVHKATNSKITAPKRKHVRSIVLECYNENSARTFYMELYRRPLDTSDVVCWKSLITIHKVVQEGPKNVLSDTISRVGWFENLRDHWARFDNRGFGRLVADYCTLIIDKIRFHQAHPEFDGGLSLENYSKNHRPESIEVDKGLQTVNRLMDLTDAVFRMHNSIVSATPYNDCKTSAFIPLVLESYAIYILVVHFLTNLIDKVDNKEVMDFSIKRFYGQYQTLRNFFLNASAITSVSSVIAVPNLPPDPPKFIRKVREAPKAKPQAIPPPVVKEPPTPPPEQIPVPVPTPVFIRQTVPVVYGAPYGMQQQQQDNSMWGQFGSNQPFDPNLQLQQQQAALLQQQQLQQQQLLQQQQLQQQLQQQQLLQQQQAAALAAAQQQQQQQQSPPQISPQSSAQWVTFGDDAPTRQRSTSTPPALEKKEASVDKPASPPKSTTASSNTDSQGKTRVITKIITKTVNNTQEINALKARIEELERLLQEEQDKNKALTLKLSEREAMIQEVTSARKRLQDMSSTNDNYTAEVVKQNEQLREQLIAIRDWTERTRLQRLEKEFGLAAGSIQQYLSQLDNPNNMGNQEATHQLVIEDLVNHLQQAQRLSDLCNQEGDDLEMDIFSAVNTVSNSLKSLFFDAKGSSRLILDPESQSKFMDAARKIGALTQNLFESIRLQGGQCNDDEDRKRLANNFASLKTGINNLDALAQQADAERIEAEKKYLENGFDLDDVAERELLAAAKTIEDAANSLLAAKSKRAPKKEGDSPDVAEAILEAAMAITGATSTLVGAATLAQRERVEKGRTSDGGPLYRKDPTWAEGLISAAKSVAQATKALVDNANKTASGQEIPGGTEEALIATSMAVTAATSQLVSACKSKSDINSPSQHKLSNAAKSVSNATNLLVAAAKAVAAKVASEEDIDFDKLTVTGYKVKEMEQQMAILRLEKELEVARKGLSVIRKKQYDENQ, encoded by the exons ATGACAGAGTTTGAAGCAATTGTCCATAAAGCTACAAACTCTAAAATTACAGCGCCAAAAAGAAAACATGTCAGat caATTGTTTTAGAATgttataatgaaaatagtgCAAGAACATTTTATATGGAATTATATAGAAGACCATTAGATACTAGTGATGTTGTTTGTTGGAAATCATTGATTACAATTCATAAGGTTGTACAAGAGGGACCAAAGAATGTATTAAGTGATACAATTAGTAGAGTTGGATGGTTTGAGAATTTGAGAGATCATTGGGCACGTTTTGATAATAGAGGATTTGGTAGATTGGTAGCAGACTATTGTACATTAATCATTGATAAAATACGTTTTCATCAAGCACATCCAGAATTTGATGGTGGATTATCCTTGGAGAACTATAGCAAGAATCATAGACCCGAGTCAATTGAAGTTGACAAAGGTTTACAAACTGTAAATCGTTTAATGGATTTAACTGATGCTGTCTTTAGAATGCATAATTCAATCGTATCAGCAACACCTTATAATGATTGTAAAACTTCTGCTTTCATTCCATTAGTTTTAGAATCTTATGCTATCTATATTTTAGTTGTAcattttttaacaaatttaattgata aggttgataataaagaagttatggatttttcaattaaaagattttatgGTCAATATCAAACATTgagaaacttttttttaaatgcaAGTGCAATTACAAGTGTATCTAGTGTTATTGCAGTACCAAATTTACCACCAGATCCTCCAAAGTTTATTAGAAAAGTTAGAGAGGCACCAAAGGCCAAACCACAGGCAATTCCACCACCAGTTGTAAAGgaaccaccaacaccaccacctgAACAAATTCCAGTTCCAGTACCAACACCTGTATTCATTCGTCAAACGGTACCAGTGGTTTATGGCGCACCTTATGGtatgcaacaacaacaacaagataaTAGTATGTGGGGTCAGTTTGGTTCCAATCAACCATTTGAtccaaatttacaattacaacaacaacaagctgcattattacaacaacaacagctacaacaacaacaacttttacaacaacaacagctaCAGCAACagctacaacaacaacaattattacaacaacaacaagctgcTGCTTTGGCTGCCGctcagcaacaacagcaacaacagcaatcaCCACCTCAAATTTCACCTCAATCATCAGCTCAATGGGTAacatttggtgatgatgcACCAACAAGACAACGTTCAACTAGTACACCACCAGCTTTGGAAAAGAAAGAAGCATCAGTTGATAAACCAGCTTCACcaccaaaatcaacaacagccAGTTCCAATACTGATAGTCAAGGAAAAACTAGAGTTATCACTAAAATCATTACAAAGACTGTCAACAATACACAAGAGATCAATGCTCTCAAAGCAAGAATTGAGGAATTGGAAAGATTACTTCAAGAGGaacaagataaaaataaagcaCTCACATTGAAATTATCGGAACGTGAAGCTATGATTCAAGAGGTAACATCAGCAAGAAAGAGATTACAAGATATGAGTTCAACCAATGATAATTACACTGCCGAAGTGGTTAAACAAAATGAACAATTACGTGAACAACTCATTGCCATCAGAGATTGGACTGAACGTACAAGACTTCAAAGATTAGAGAAAGAGTTTGGTTTGGCTGCTGGTTCAATTCAACAATATCTCTCACAATTGGATAATCCAAACAATATGGGTAATCAAGAGGCAACTCATCAATTGGTTATCGAGGATTTGGTTAATCATTTACAACAAGCTCAACGTTTATCCGATCTTTGTAATCAAGAGGGTGATGATTTAGAAATGGATATTTTCTCTGCGGTCAATACAGTTTCAAACTCTTTGAAGAGTTTATTCTTTGATGCCAAGGGTTCATCAAGATTAATTTTAGATCCAGAGTCACAAAGTAAATTTATGGATGCCGCAAGAAAAATTGGTGCTCTCACTCAAAATCTTTTCGAATCAATTCGACTCCAAGGTGGTCAatgtaatgatgatgaagatcgTAAGAGATTGGCAAACAATTTTGCTTCCCTTAAAACTGGTATCAATAATTTGGATGCATTGGCTCAACAAGCTGACGCTGAAAGAATTGAAGCCGAGAAGAAATATTTAGAGAATGGTTTTGATTTGGATGATGTTGCTGAACGTGAACTATTGGCTGCCGCTAAAACCATTGAAGATGCTGCAAACTCATTATTGGCCGCAAAATCAAAGAGAGCTCCAAAGAAGGAGGGTGATTCACCAGATGTTGCTGAGGCAATCCTTGAGGCTGCTATGGCAATCACTGGTGCTACTTCCACATTGGTTGGTGCCGCCACTTTAGCACAAAGAGAACGTGTCGAAAAGGGTAGAACAAGTGATGGTGGTCCACTCTATAGAAAGGATCCAACTTGGGCTGAAGGTTTAATCTCTGCTGCAAAATCTGTTGCCCAAGCCACTAAAGCTTTGGTAGATAATGCCAACAAGACAGCATCTGGTCAAGAGATCCCAGGTGGTACAGAAGAAGCTCTCATTGCAACTTCGATGGCTGTAACTGCTGCAACTTCTCAATTGGTCTCTGCTTGTAAATCTAAATCTGATATCAATAGTCCTTCTCAACATAAACTTTCAAATGCTGCCAAATCCGTATCCAATGCAACCAATCTTTTAGTGGCTGCAGCCAAAGCTGTCGCTGCTAAAGTCGCCTCTGAAGAGGATATCGATTTCGATAAACTCACTGTCACTGGTTATAAAGTTAAAGAAATGGAACAACAAATGGCAATTCTcagattagaaaaagaattagaaGTCGCTAGAAAAGGTTTAAGTGTTATTAGAAAGAAACAATATGAcgaaaatcaataa
- a CDS encoding RING zinc finger-containing protein, whose amino-acid sequence MQQQQNQEEEDFCRVCRNGSTPDNPLSYPCKCSGSIKYIHQNCLLEWIQHSKSSSCELCGHPFRFTPIYSPNAPEFIPSHELFYEALIRFKWYIKKISRILYIVFCWLFIVPTVTCWIFNFFFGQKWLVPLGRVVMENSGFGSSHHTAVTLFYDFFIGTTLFFWIILASIASYMIIDFIHHKHAEIEIQDEFEFDSDDTYLQNLQQPQQQQQQQQQQQQQQQQQQQQQQQQQQQQQQQQQQQQQQQQQQLQQLQQQPPLQQQNIIQQADNNNNTTNEENVYNNQDLGFQITDDMPIRLRQRLRQHQQQQQKHLDQIRLQELQEQLAETISRDDQVGQAMIQDQITTLQLQIQRNQQPQQQPQQPQQQQQQQQQQQPVAAGGEPIQLQPQQNQRVFFRIPGVLEMLRLQDVPEEHENDIENDPNQIDDLEHFIGLSGPLFNILTHCFILIVYNAIFLSTFLYFPYLIGHTFIEKLPFHVKDILKLVDGSISQCVAGVAVGYTILSFTALIILSILIKEKIAFKISTLTHSFIKIGVITIFELGILPIVVGCFIDFCSLRIFGGSIEARLSFALSQKMTFLFSRWIFGIFFMVNFTNLCSIFHQIFRKGVIWFLKDPSDPDFDPFKDMIKLSFKRHLFKVFVSLCAYAIIGLLFVFLPALFLSTIPGFLPINLQVNDPITKGSADILFIVAASFFPKFDTKITIKNIVKFWITKSSKILSLESYLLPKEQQQNVQTANQQQQQQQQQQQQQEEEVYNEEEIEEDDDEKEPNQQQQQQQQKQGQVQKQQDVIFKPNNFKKRISLFIFLGWLTLFLAICAYISIPVLVGRLILGPFSNDNDIYCILVGLFCGWVLSKIAFLLFSPSSSINIIQWVSIGLKVLLIGFIMVIVMPLLTGFLFDFIFMVPIMAPYDESFFIHFGDIFQNWCLGALLLKFWYRWINATNQNPDNNRNNVIEDLDQPRDRWIDRFKQFKRNGISNIDLKWTFSKIIFPICHYLFTLLTVPIFFSKFLVPLFGGSLILESISFRYGFAVYCFILLFEKILHKIKQWSSRFPNMIRDDKYLVGKQLHNIDQQQPLKLDDSGNGSNQTIF is encoded by the exons atgcaacaacaacaaaatcaagaGGAGGAAGATTTTTGTAGGGTGTGTAGAAATGGTTCAACACCTGATAATCCATTATCATATCCATGCAAATGTAGTGGTTCCATCAAATACATTCACcaaaattgtttattagAGTGGATTCAACATTCAAAAAGTTCTTCATGTGAGCTATGTGGCCATCCCTTTAGATTTACTCCAA tttattCACCAAATGCACCAGAATTTATACCATCCCATGAATTATTTTATGAAGCATTAATTAGGTTTAAGTGGTATATTAAAAAGATATCAAgaatattatatattgtaTTCTGTTGGTTATTTATTGTACCAACAGTAACATGttggatttttaatttcttttttggtcAAAAATGGTTGGTACCTTTGGGAAGAGTGGTAATGGAGAATAGTGGATTCGGTAGTAGTCATCACACAGCAGTCACACTATTTTATGACTTTTTCATTGGCACAACTTTATTCTTTTGGATCATTTTAGCATCAATTGCCAGTTATATGATCATCGATTTCATTCATCATAAACATgctgaaattgaaattcaaGATGAATTCGAATTTGATAGTGATGATActtatttacaaaatttacaacaaccacaacaacaacaacaacaacaacaacaacaacaacaacaacaacaacaacaacaacaacaacaacaacaacaacaacaacaacaacaacaacaacaacaacaacaacaacaacaacaacaacaacaactacaacaactacaacaacaaccaccactacaacaacaaaatataatacaacaagcagataataataacaatactaCTAATGAAGAGAAtgtttataataatcaagatTTAGGATTTCAAATTACTGATGATATGCCAATTAGGTTACGTCAAAGATTAAGAcagcaccaacaacaacaacaaaaacatttAGATCAAATTAGATTACAAGAATTACAAGAACAATTAGCAGAGACCATCTCAAGAGATGATCAAGTTGGTCAAGCTATGATACAGGATCAAATAACAACATTACAACTACAAATCCAAAGaaatcaacaaccacaacaacaaccacaacaaccacaacaacaacaacaacaacagcaacaacaacaaccggTAGCAGCAGGAGGAGAACCAATTCAattacaaccacaacaaaatcaaagagTATTCTTTAGAATACCAGGCGTGTTGGAAATGTTAAGACTTCAAGATGTACCAGAAGAACATGAAAATGATATCGAAAATGATCCAAACCAAATCGATGATTTAGAACATTTTA tcGGGTTATCAGGACCATTATTCAATATATTAACTCAttgtttcattttaattgtttataatgcaatatttttatcaacatttttatatttccCATATTTAATTGGTCACacatttattgaaaaattaccATTCCAtgtaaaagatattttaaaattggttgaTGGTTCAATCTCTCAATGTGTAGCTGGTGTAGCTGTTGGCTATACCATTTTATCTTTTACTGCTTTAATTATATtg tcaattttaataaaggAAAAGATAGCATTCAAAATATCAACATTAACTCATTCATTTATAAAGATTGGTGTTATTACAATATTCGAATTGGGTATATTACCAATTGTAGTTGGTTGTTTTATTGACTTTTGTTCGTTAAGAATTTTCGGTGGATCAATTGAGGCCAGATTATCTTTTGCTCTCTCACAAAAAATGACATTTTTATTCTCTCGTTGGATTTTTGGTATCTTTTTCATGGTCAATTTTACCAATCTTTGTTCAATTTTCCATCAAATCTTTAGAAAAGGTGTAATTTGGTTCTTAAAAGATCCAAGTGATCCTGATTTTGACCCTTTTAAAGATATGATTAag cttTCTTTTAAAAGACACTTATTTAAAGTATTTGTATCTTTATGTGCATATGCTATTATTGGTTTACTTTTTGTATTCTTACCAGCTTTATTCTTATCAACAATACCGGGTTTCCTTCCAATTAATTTACAAGTTAATGATCCAATTACAAAAGGTTCCGCTGATATATTAT TTATTGTAGCTGCATCATTCTTCCCAAAATTCGATACAAAGATTACCATAAAGAATATTGTCAAGTTTTGGATCACAAAAAGTTCAAAAATTCTATCTTTAGAAAGTTATTTATTACcaaaagaacaacaacaaaatgtaCAAACAgcaaatcaacaacaacaacaacaacaacaacaacagcaacaacaagaagaagaagtctataatgaagaagaaattgAGGAGGATGACGACGAAAAAGAaccaaatcaacaacaacaacaacaacaacaaaaacaaggACAAGTACAAAAGCAACAAGATGTAATTTTCaaaccaaataattttaaaaagagaatttctttatttatttttttaggttGGTTAACATTATTCTTAGCGATTTGCGCATATATTTCAATACCAGTATTAGTTGGAAGACTCATACTTGGACCATTTAGCAATGACAATGatatttattgtattttaGTAGGTTTATTCTGTGGTTGGGTTTTGTCAAAGATTgcctttttattattttctccATCAAGTagtataaatataattcaatGGGTTTCAATt ggGTTAAAGGTTTTATTGATTGGTTTTATTATGGTTATTGTGATGCCACTTTTGACaggatttttatttgatttcatATTTATGGTACCAATAATGGCGCCATATGATGAATCATTCTTCATTCATTTTGGTGATATATTCCAAAACTGGTGCTTAGGTGCATTACTATTAAAGTTTTGGTATAGATGGATCAATGCAACTAACCAAAATCcagataataatagaaataatgtTATCGAAGATTTAGATCAACCAAGAGATAGATGGATTGATAGATTTAAGCAA ttcaAGAGAAATGgtatttcaaatattgatttaaaatggACATTtagtaaaattattttccCAATTTGTCATTATCTCTTTACATTGTTAACAGTACCAATTTTCTTTTCCAAGTTTTTAGTACCATTATTTGGTGGAAGTTTAATTTTGGAGAGTATTTCCTTTAGATATGGTTTTGCAGTCTACtgtttcattttattatttgaaaagattTTACACAAGATTAAACAATGGTCATCACGTTTCCCCAATATGATAAGAGATGATAAATATTTAGTTGGTAAACAATTGCATAATAtagatcaacaacaaccattaAAATTAGACGATAGTGGTAATGGTAGTAACCAAActattttttaa